In the Candidatus Acidiferrales bacterium genome, one interval contains:
- a CDS encoding type II toxin-antitoxin system HicB family antitoxin → MKQFTLPIIIESDAEGFFVSCPTLQGCYSQGDTYEEAVENIKDAIRLHLEDRLADGEEIPQHVSVSLSTVEVSV, encoded by the coding sequence ATGAAACAGTTCACGCTTCCCATCATCATCGAAAGCGACGCGGAAGGCTTCTTTGTCTCCTGCCCCACACTCCAGGGATGCTACAGCCAGGGAGACACCTACGAGGAAGCCGTCGAAAACATCAAGGACGCTATCCGATTGCACCTAGAGGATCGCCTTGCCGACGGCGAAGAGATTCCCCAGCATGTATCCGTGAGCCTGTCCACGGTTGAAGTTTCCGTCTGA
- a CDS encoding radical SAM protein: protein MKHAEVVQAWGRILQGYRPNLSIEITRECPLRCPGCYAYEDAHLNNGINLRQLADHKGDALVDGVLALVRRYRPLHLSLVGGDPLVRYRELEILVPKLAQMGIHLQVVTSAFRQIPVAWASLPQVKIVVSIDGLQPEHDARRTPATYERILHNIAGHRITVHCTITGQMMKRPGYLEEFLQLWTPREEVTQIWMSMFTPQRGAIAPEILTPAERRQAIEELLRLRRIYPKLDMLEALIREFLNPPSSPEACIFVQTTHTISADFKTGIVPCQFGGNPDCSQCGCIASMGLAAVGQHKILGNLTAGKIFFKSAQIGKAIAKLRTDNGATQGRRHPWDWIPRRRVRQTPLAGC from the coding sequence CTACAGGCCGAATCTCTCCATCGAGATCACCCGCGAATGTCCGCTGCGATGTCCGGGATGCTACGCCTACGAAGACGCCCATTTAAACAATGGAATCAATCTCAGGCAACTCGCCGATCACAAAGGCGACGCACTCGTGGATGGTGTTCTCGCTCTGGTTCGGCGCTATCGTCCGCTGCATCTTTCCCTTGTTGGCGGCGACCCGCTGGTGCGTTACCGCGAGCTGGAAATCCTGGTTCCCAAGCTTGCCCAAATGGGCATCCACCTGCAAGTTGTGACCAGCGCGTTCCGTCAGATTCCTGTTGCGTGGGCGAGTCTGCCGCAGGTAAAAATTGTGGTCTCCATCGACGGGCTTCAACCGGAGCACGACGCGCGCCGGACGCCCGCCACCTACGAGAGAATTCTGCACAACATCGCCGGCCATCGCATCACCGTACATTGCACCATCACCGGCCAGATGATGAAGCGCCCCGGATATCTTGAAGAGTTCCTCCAGCTTTGGACTCCCCGTGAGGAGGTCACACAGATTTGGATGAGCATGTTTACCCCGCAAAGGGGAGCCATTGCGCCCGAGATTCTTACACCAGCGGAGCGCAGGCAGGCGATCGAGGAACTTCTGCGTTTGCGCCGGATTTACCCCAAGCTGGATATGCTCGAGGCGCTGATCCGGGAGTTCTTGAATCCGCCAAGCTCGCCCGAGGCGTGCATCTTCGTGCAGACCACGCACACCATCTCGGCCGACTTCAAGACTGGAATCGTGCCCTGCCAGTTCGGCGGCAATCCTGATTGCTCGCAATGTGGATGCATTGCTTCCATGGGCTTGGCTGCTGTCGGACAGCACAAGATTCTTGGCAATCTGACGGCGGGGAAGATCTTCTTCAAGTCGGCGCAGATCGGCAAAGCCATCGCAAAGCTTCGCACAGATAATGGCGCAACGCAGGGCCGGCGGCACCCGTGGGATTGGATCCCACGACGCAGGGTTCGGCAGACTCCTTTAGCAGGATGCTGA